The following proteins are encoded in a genomic region of Streptomyces gobiensis:
- a CDS encoding integration host factor, actinobacterial type produces the protein MALPPLTPEQRAAALEKAAAARRERAEVKNRLKHSGATLHEVIAEGQKNDVIGKMKVSALLESLPGVGKVRAKQIMERLGISESRRVRGLGSNQIASLEKEFGSTGS, from the coding sequence GTGGCTCTTCCGCCCCTTACCCCTGAACAGCGCGCAGCCGCGCTCGAAAAGGCCGCCGCGGCTCGCCGGGAGCGCGCCGAGGTCAAGAATCGGCTCAAGCACTCCGGCGCTACGCTCCACGAGGTCATCGCGGAGGGCCAGAAGAACGACGTCATCGGCAAGATGAAGGTGAGCGCACTCCTGGAGTCGCTGCCCGGCGTCGGCAAGGTCCGAGCAAAGCAGATCATGGAACGGCTCGGTATCTCCGAGAGCCGTCGCGTCCGTGGTCTGGGCTCCAACCAGATCGCCTCGCTGGAGAAAGAGTTCGGCAGCACCGGCTCCTGA
- the rpoZ gene encoding DNA-directed RNA polymerase subunit omega yields the protein MSSSITTPEGIINPPIDELLEATDSKYSLVIYAAKRARQINAYYSQLGEGLLEYVGPLVDTHVHEKPLSIALREINAGLLTSEAVEAPAQ from the coding sequence GTGTCCTCTTCCATCACCACGCCCGAGGGCATCATCAACCCGCCGATTGATGAGCTGCTCGAGGCCACCGACTCGAAGTACAGCCTGGTGATCTACGCCGCCAAGCGTGCCCGCCAGATCAACGCGTACTACTCGCAGCTCGGCGAGGGCCTCCTGGAGTATGTCGGGCCGCTCGTGGACACCCACGTCCACGAGAAGCCGCTGTCGATCGCGCTCCGCGAGATCAACGCGGGCCTGCTGACCTCCGAGGCCGTTGAGGCCCCGGCCCAGTAA
- the gmk gene encoding guanylate kinase, with protein MSTAVSRGTTPVPPEGRPRLTVLSGPSGVGKSTVVAHLRKVHPEVWLSVSATTRKPRPGEQHGVQYFFVDDEEFDKLVANGELLEWAEFAGNRYGTPRQAVLERLEAGEPVLLEIDLQGARLVRESMPEAQLVFLAPPSWEELVRRLTGRGTEPPEVIERRLAVARTELAAEPEFDTTLVNTSVEEVSAELLTLMGID; from the coding sequence ATGAGTACCGCAGTCTCCCGGGGGACGACCCCCGTACCCCCGGAAGGTCGTCCGCGGCTGACCGTGCTCTCCGGCCCCTCAGGGGTCGGCAAGAGCACGGTCGTCGCTCATTTGCGCAAGGTCCATCCCGAGGTCTGGCTCTCGGTCTCCGCCACCACCCGCAAGCCGCGCCCTGGTGAGCAGCATGGCGTGCAGTACTTCTTCGTGGATGACGAGGAGTTCGACAAGCTGGTCGCCAACGGGGAGCTGCTGGAGTGGGCGGAGTTCGCGGGCAACCGCTATGGCACCCCCCGGCAGGCCGTGCTGGAGCGGCTGGAAGCGGGCGAGCCCGTGCTGCTGGAGATCGACCTGCAGGGCGCGCGGCTGGTCCGTGAGTCCATGCCCGAGGCCCAGCTCGTCTTCCTGGCCCCGCCCAGCTGGGAGGAGCTGGTGCGCCGGCTCACCGGCCGGGGCACCGAGCCGCCCGAGGTCATCGAGCGGCGGCTGGCGGTGGCCAGGACCGAGCTGGCGGCCGAGCCGGAGTTCGATACGACCTTGGTCAATACCTCGGTCGAGGAGGTCTCCGCAGAACTGCTAACCTTGATGGGTATCGATTGA
- the carA gene encoding glutamine-hydrolyzing carbamoyl-phosphate synthase small subunit, which produces MTTATRGALRAPAVLVLEDGRSFRGRAYGAVGETFGEAVFSTGMTGYQETLTDPSYHRQVVVMTAPHVGNTGVNDEDPESKRIWVSGYVVREPARIPSNWRSVRTLDEELAAQGVVGISGIDTRALTRHLRERGAMRVGIFSGPALDGPAGEAGLLAKVQASPQMKGADLCGEVTTGEPYTVPAIGTKRFTVAAVDLGIKGMTPHRMAERGIEVRVLPANATIEDIYALSPDGVFFSNGPGDPATADHPVALMRGVLERKTPLFGICFGNQILGRALGFGTFKLKYGHRGINQPVQDRTTGKVEVTAHNHGFAVDAPLDKVSDTPYGRAEVSHVCLNDNVVEGLQLLDQPAFSIQYHPEAAAGPHDAAYLFDRFVSLMEGQRA; this is translated from the coding sequence ATGACGACCGCCACCCGAGGAGCCTTGCGGGCTCCCGCCGTACTTGTCCTGGAGGACGGCCGTTCCTTCCGTGGCCGTGCTTACGGTGCCGTGGGGGAGACCTTCGGCGAGGCCGTGTTCTCCACCGGTATGACCGGTTACCAGGAGACCCTGACCGATCCCTCGTACCACCGCCAGGTGGTCGTCATGACCGCCCCGCACGTCGGCAACACCGGAGTCAACGACGAGGACCCCGAGTCCAAGCGGATCTGGGTCTCCGGTTATGTGGTCCGCGAGCCCGCCCGTATCCCCTCCAACTGGCGCTCGGTGCGCACCCTGGACGAGGAGCTCGCCGCCCAGGGCGTCGTGGGGATCAGCGGAATTGACACCCGCGCGCTCACCCGCCATCTGCGTGAGCGCGGCGCCATGCGGGTCGGTATCTTCTCCGGCCCCGCTCTCGACGGTCCGGCCGGCGAAGCCGGTCTGCTCGCCAAGGTGCAGGCGTCCCCCCAGATGAAGGGCGCCGACCTGTGCGGTGAGGTCACCACCGGTGAGCCGTACACCGTCCCGGCCATCGGCACGAAGAGGTTCACCGTCGCCGCCGTCGACCTCGGTATCAAGGGCATGACCCCGCACCGGATGGCCGAGCGCGGCATCGAGGTGCGTGTCCTCCCGGCGAACGCCACCATCGAGGACATCTACGCCCTCAGCCCCGACGGTGTGTTCTTCTCCAACGGACCTGGTGACCCCGCCACCGCCGATCACCCGGTCGCCCTGATGCGGGGTGTCCTGGAGCGGAAGACCCCGCTGTTCGGTATCTGCTTCGGCAACCAGATCCTGGGCCGGGCGCTCGGCTTCGGTACCTTCAAGCTGAAGTACGGCCACCGCGGTATCAACCAGCCGGTACAGGACCGTACGACCGGCAAGGTCGAGGTCACCGCGCACAACCACGGCTTCGCCGTCGACGCCCCGCTCGACAAGGTCTCCGACACCCCCTACGGCCGGGCCGAGGTCTCCCACGTCTGCCTCAACGACAACGTGGTGGAGGGCCTTCAGCTGCTCGACCAGCCCGCGTTCAGCATCCAGTACCACCCCGAAGCGGCCGCCGGTCCGCACGACGCCGCCTACCTGTTCGACCGCTTCGTATCCCTGATGGAGGGCCAGCGTGCCTAA
- a CDS encoding quinone-dependent dihydroorotate dehydrogenase yields the protein MYRLVFNLIFKWMDPERAHHLAFAWIRLLARIPVVRTLVAALLAPRYQELRTEAFGQRMYGPFGLAAGFDKNAVGVDGMAMLGFNHIEIGTVTAQPQPGNPPKRLFRLVQDRALINRMGFNNDGSGAVAARLAARKAVFRTTVGVNIGKTKAVPESEAVSDYVTSTERLAPYADYLVVNVSSPNTPGLRNLQAVDQLRPLLAAVRAAADRTVTTRRVPLLVKIAPDLADEDIDAVADLAVELRLDGIIATNTTIAREGLGLTSAPALVAETGGLSGAPLKERSLQVLRRLYARVGDRVTLIGVGGIESAEDAWQRVLAGATLVQGYSAFIYQGPLWPRAIHQGLAARLRASPYTTLADAVGADARKGDAAA from the coding sequence ATGTACCGCCTCGTCTTCAATCTGATCTTCAAGTGGATGGACCCGGAGAGGGCCCACCACCTGGCCTTCGCCTGGATCCGCCTGCTCGCCCGTATCCCGGTGGTACGCACCCTGGTCGCGGCCCTTCTGGCTCCGCGCTACCAGGAGCTGCGTACCGAGGCGTTCGGTCAGCGCATGTACGGCCCCTTCGGCCTCGCTGCCGGTTTCGACAAGAACGCCGTCGGTGTCGACGGTATGGCGATGCTCGGCTTCAACCACATCGAGATCGGCACCGTCACCGCACAGCCGCAGCCGGGCAACCCCCCAAAGCGGCTCTTCCGGCTCGTCCAGGACCGGGCGCTGATCAACCGCATGGGCTTCAACAACGACGGCTCCGGCGCCGTGGCCGCCCGCCTCGCGGCCCGTAAGGCGGTCTTCAGGACCACCGTCGGCGTCAATATCGGCAAGACGAAGGCAGTCCCGGAATCCGAAGCCGTCTCCGACTACGTCACCTCGACCGAGCGCCTTGCCCCGTACGCCGACTACCTCGTCGTCAACGTCTCCTCGCCCAACACCCCCGGGCTGCGTAACCTCCAGGCGGTCGACCAGCTGCGCCCGCTGCTGGCCGCCGTCCGTGCGGCCGCCGACCGTACGGTCACCACCCGCCGCGTCCCCCTGCTGGTGAAGATCGCCCCCGATCTCGCCGATGAGGACATCGACGCCGTCGCCGATCTCGCCGTCGAGCTCCGGCTGGACGGCATCATCGCCACGAACACCACCATCGCCCGCGAAGGCCTCGGCCTGACCTCGGCTCCCGCCCTGGTCGCGGAGACCGGCGGCCTGTCCGGCGCACCCCTGAAGGAGCGCTCCCTCCAGGTGCTGCGCCGCCTCTACGCCCGCGTCGGCGACCGCGTCACCCTCATCGGTGTCGGCGGCATCGAGAGCGCCGAGGACGCCTGGCAGCGCGTTCTCGCCGGTGCCACCCTGGTCCAGGGCTACAGCGCTTTCATCTACCAGGGGCCTCTCTGGCCACGAGCCATCCACCAGGGCCTGGCCGCACGGCTGAGGGCCAGCCCGTACACCACCCTCGCCGACGCCGTCGGCGCCGACGCCCGTAAGGGGGACGCAGCGGCATGA
- the carB gene encoding carbamoyl-phosphate synthase large subunit, with protein MPKRTDIQSVLVIGSGPIVIGQAAEFDYSGTQACRVLKSEGLRVILVNSNPATIMTDPEIADATYVEPITPEFVEKIIAKERPDALLPTLGGQTALNTAISLHESGTLATYGVELIGAKVEAIHKGEDRDQFKEVVKAVHAKIGHGESARSVICHSMEEVLAGVEELGGYPVVVRPSFTMGGAGSGFAHNEEELRRIAGQGLTLSPTTEVLLEESILGWKEYELELMRDKHDNVVVVCSIENFDPMGVHTGDSITVAPAMTLTDREYQTLRDIGIAVIREVGVDTGGCNIQFAVNPDDGRVIVIEMNPRVSRSSALASKATGFPIAKIAARLAVGYTLDEIPNDITEKTPASFEPTLDYVVVKAPRFAFEKFPAADSTLTTTMKSVGEAMAIGRNFPEALNKALRSLEKKDSQFDFVSEVGEKDVLLAESRRPTDGRINTVMAAIRAGATPQEIFDATKIDPWFTDQLFLIKEIADELTAARLLEPELLAKAKRYGFSDSQIAAIRGLREDVVREVRHALGVRPVYKTVDTCAAEFAARTPYFYSSYDEESEVAPRNKPAVIILGSGPNRIGQGIEFDYSCVHASFALSDAGYETVMVNCNPETVSTDYDTSDRLYFEPLTLEDVLEIVHAEQQAGPVAGVIVQLGGQTPLGLAQALKDNGVPIVGTSPEAIDLAEERGAFGRVLTEAGLPAPKYGTAYSFAEAKTIAAEIAYPVMVRPSYVLGGRGMEIVYDEPSLAEYLTRHAGLISEHPVLIDRFLDDAIEIDVDALYDGQELYLGGVMEHIEEAGIHSGDSACALPPITLGGFDIKRLRASTEAIARGVGVRGLINIQFAMAGDILYVLEANPRASRTVPFTSKATAVPLAKAAARISLGATIAELRAEGMLPGSGDGGTLPLDAPISVKEAVMPWSRFRDVHGRGVDTVLGPEMRSTGEVMGIDAVFGTAYAKSQAGAYGALPTKGRAFVSVANRDKRSMIFPARELVGLGFELLATSGTAEVLKRNGINATVVRKQSEGEGPQGERTIVQLIHDGEVDLIINTPYGTGGRLDGYDIRTAAVARAVPCLTTVQALAAAVQGIEALGRGEVGVRSLQEHAEHLITARQE; from the coding sequence GTGCCTAAGCGCACCGATATCCAGTCCGTCCTGGTCATCGGCTCCGGCCCGATCGTGATCGGCCAGGCCGCGGAGTTCGACTACTCAGGCACTCAGGCGTGCCGTGTCCTCAAGTCCGAGGGTCTGCGGGTGATCCTGGTCAACTCCAACCCGGCCACGATCATGACGGACCCGGAGATCGCCGACGCCACCTACGTCGAGCCGATCACCCCGGAGTTCGTTGAGAAGATCATCGCCAAGGAGCGGCCTGACGCGCTGCTGCCCACCCTTGGTGGGCAGACCGCGCTCAACACCGCCATCTCCCTCCATGAGTCGGGCACCCTCGCCACATACGGCGTCGAGCTGATCGGCGCCAAGGTCGAGGCGATCCACAAGGGCGAGGACCGCGACCAGTTCAAGGAGGTCGTCAAGGCCGTCCACGCCAAGATCGGCCACGGCGAGTCCGCCCGCTCGGTCATCTGCCACTCGATGGAGGAGGTCCTGGCGGGTGTCGAGGAGCTCGGCGGCTACCCGGTCGTCGTCCGCCCCTCCTTCACCATGGGCGGCGCGGGCTCCGGCTTCGCGCACAACGAAGAGGAGCTGCGCCGTATCGCCGGGCAGGGCCTCACCCTCTCACCGACCACCGAGGTGCTTCTGGAGGAGTCCATCCTCGGCTGGAAGGAGTACGAGCTCGAGCTGATGCGCGACAAGCACGACAATGTCGTGGTCGTCTGCTCGATTGAGAACTTCGACCCGATGGGCGTGCACACCGGTGACTCCATCACCGTCGCCCCGGCGATGACCCTCACCGACCGTGAGTACCAGACCCTGCGCGACATCGGGATCGCCGTGATCCGCGAGGTCGGCGTCGACACCGGCGGCTGCAACATCCAGTTCGCCGTCAACCCCGACGACGGCCGGGTCATCGTCATCGAGATGAACCCACGCGTCTCGCGGTCCTCGGCGCTCGCCTCCAAGGCGACCGGCTTCCCGATCGCCAAGATCGCCGCCCGGCTCGCCGTCGGCTATACGCTCGATGAGATCCCCAACGACATCACCGAGAAGACCCCGGCCTCCTTCGAGCCCACTCTCGACTATGTCGTCGTCAAGGCCCCGCGCTTCGCCTTCGAGAAGTTCCCGGCCGCCGACTCCACCCTCACCACCACCATGAAGTCGGTGGGCGAGGCCATGGCGATCGGCCGTAACTTCCCCGAGGCGCTGAACAAGGCGCTGCGCTCCCTGGAGAAGAAGGACAGCCAGTTCGACTTCGTCAGCGAGGTGGGCGAGAAGGACGTACTGCTGGCCGAGTCGAGGCGTCCCACCGACGGCCGGATCAATACCGTCATGGCGGCCATCCGCGCCGGAGCCACCCCACAGGAGATCTTCGACGCCACAAAGATCGACCCCTGGTTCACTGACCAGCTCTTCTTGATCAAGGAGATCGCCGACGAGCTGACCGCCGCCCGGCTGCTGGAACCGGAGCTGCTGGCCAAGGCCAAGCGCTACGGCTTCTCCGACTCCCAGATCGCCGCCATCCGTGGTCTGCGCGAGGATGTGGTGCGCGAAGTGCGGCACGCCCTGGGCGTCCGGCCGGTCTACAAGACGGTCGACACCTGCGCCGCCGAGTTCGCCGCCCGCACCCCGTACTTCTACTCCTCCTACGACGAGGAGTCCGAGGTCGCACCGCGGAACAAGCCCGCTGTGATCATTCTCGGCTCGGGTCCCAACCGCATCGGCCAGGGCATCGAGTTCGACTACTCCTGTGTGCACGCCTCCTTCGCGCTGAGCGACGCGGGCTATGAGACCGTGATGGTCAACTGCAACCCGGAGACCGTCTCCACCGACTACGACACCTCCGACCGGCTCTACTTCGAGCCGCTCACCCTGGAGGACGTACTGGAGATCGTCCACGCCGAGCAGCAGGCAGGGCCGGTCGCGGGCGTCATCGTCCAGCTGGGCGGCCAGACCCCACTCGGCCTGGCCCAGGCGCTCAAGGACAACGGCGTCCCGATCGTGGGCACCTCGCCCGAGGCGATCGACCTCGCCGAGGAGCGCGGCGCGTTCGGCCGCGTTCTCACCGAAGCGGGGCTGCCCGCCCCGAAGTACGGCACCGCCTACTCCTTCGCCGAGGCCAAGACCATCGCCGCCGAGATCGCCTATCCGGTCATGGTCCGGCCCTCCTATGTGCTGGGCGGCCGTGGCATGGAGATCGTCTACGACGAGCCCTCGCTGGCCGAGTACCTCACCCGGCACGCGGGCCTGATCTCCGAGCATCCGGTCCTCATCGACCGCTTCCTCGATGACGCCATCGAAATCGATGTCGACGCCCTCTATGACGGCCAGGAGCTCTACCTCGGCGGCGTCATGGAGCACATCGAGGAGGCCGGTATCCACTCCGGTGACTCCGCCTGCGCGCTGCCCCCCATCACCCTGGGCGGCTTCGACATCAAGCGGCTGCGTGCCTCCACCGAGGCCATCGCCCGGGGTGTGGGGGTCCGGGGGCTGATCAACATCCAGTTCGCGATGGCCGGGGACATCCTCTACGTCCTGGAGGCCAACCCACGCGCCTCGCGCACCGTCCCGTTCACCTCCAAGGCCACCGCTGTCCCCCTGGCCAAGGCCGCCGCCCGCATCTCGCTGGGCGCCACCATCGCTGAGCTGCGCGCCGAGGGCATGCTGCCCGGCAGCGGGGACGGCGGCACGCTGCCGCTGGACGCGCCGATCTCCGTCAAGGAGGCCGTGATGCCGTGGTCGCGGTTCCGCGATGTGCACGGACGCGGCGTGGACACCGTGCTGGGCCCGGAGATGCGCTCCACCGGCGAGGTCATGGGCATCGACGCGGTCTTCGGCACCGCCTACGCCAAGTCACAGGCCGGGGCGTATGGCGCCCTGCCCACCAAGGGCCGTGCCTTTGTCTCGGTCGCCAACCGGGACAAGCGCTCGATGATCTTCCCGGCGCGGGAGCTGGTGGGTCTCGGCTTTGAGCTGCTGGCCACCTCCGGCACCGCGGAGGTCCTCAAGCGCAACGGCATCAACGCCACCGTCGTGCGCAAGCAGAGCGAAGGCGAGGGGCCGCAGGGGGAGAGGACCATCGTCCAGCTCATCCACGATGGCGAGGTCGACCTGATCATCAACACCCCCTACGGCACCGGTGGCCGTCTGGACGGCTACGACATCCGTACCGCCGCCGTCGCCCGCGCCGTCCCCTGCCTTACCACCGTCCAGGCCCTCGCCGCCGCCGTCCAGGGCATTGAGGCGCTGGGCCGTGGCGAGGTCGGCGTCCGTTCCCTGCAGGAGCACGCGGAGCACCTGATCACCGCCCGCCAGGAGTAA
- the coaBC gene encoding bifunctional phosphopantothenoylcysteine decarboxylase/phosphopantothenate--cysteine ligase CoaBC has product MDKPKVVLGVSGGIAAYKACELLRRLTESGHDVRVVPTGSALHFVGEATWSALSGNPVATEVWESVHEVPHVRIGQEADLVVVAPATADLLAKSAHGLADDLLTNTLLTARCPVIFAPAMHTEMWEHPATQENVATLRRRGAVVIEPAVGRLTGVDTGKGRLPEPGGLFELCRRVLARGVPAAAPDLTGRHVVISAGGTREPLDPVRFLGNRSSGKQGYALAATAAARGARVTLVAANSALPDPAGVDVVPVGTAGQLREAVLKAAADADAVVMAAAVADFRPARYAEGKIKKRESREPDPIALVRNPDILAELSAERARPDQIVVGFAAETDEVLANGRAKLARKGCDLLVVNEVGEHKAFGSAANEAVVLGADGTEIPVPYGPKEALADTVWDLVVGRWRDAAVPQSDQM; this is encoded by the coding sequence ATGGACAAGCCCAAGGTCGTCCTGGGGGTCAGCGGCGGAATCGCCGCCTACAAGGCGTGCGAGCTGCTGCGCCGGCTGACCGAGTCCGGGCACGACGTCCGTGTCGTACCGACCGGCTCCGCGCTGCACTTCGTCGGTGAGGCCACCTGGTCGGCGCTGTCCGGCAATCCGGTGGCCACCGAGGTCTGGGAGAGCGTCCACGAGGTCCCGCACGTCCGTATCGGCCAGGAAGCCGATCTGGTCGTGGTGGCCCCCGCCACCGCCGACCTGCTCGCCAAGTCCGCTCATGGTCTCGCCGACGACCTGCTCACCAATACGCTCCTCACCGCCCGCTGCCCGGTCATCTTCGCGCCCGCCATGCATACGGAGATGTGGGAGCACCCGGCCACCCAGGAGAACGTCGCCACCCTGCGCCGCCGTGGCGCCGTGGTCATCGAGCCCGCCGTCGGCCGGCTCACCGGCGTCGACACCGGCAAGGGACGCCTTCCCGAGCCTGGCGGGCTCTTCGAGTTGTGCCGCAGGGTCCTTGCCCGCGGGGTGCCGGCAGCCGCCCCCGACCTCACCGGCCGCCATGTCGTCATCAGCGCGGGCGGCACCCGGGAGCCACTGGACCCGGTGCGCTTCCTCGGGAACCGCTCCTCCGGCAAGCAGGGCTACGCCCTTGCCGCCACCGCGGCGGCCCGTGGCGCCCGGGTGACCCTCGTCGCCGCGAACAGCGCCCTGCCGGACCCGGCGGGGGTGGATGTGGTGCCGGTCGGCACCGCCGGGCAGCTTCGCGAAGCGGTGCTCAAGGCGGCTGCGGACGCCGACGCCGTGGTGATGGCCGCCGCCGTCGCCGACTTCCGTCCCGCCCGCTACGCCGAAGGCAAGATTAAAAAGCGGGAGAGCCGGGAGCCGGACCCCATCGCCCTCGTCCGTAACCCCGACATCCTCGCCGAGCTCTCCGCCGAGCGGGCCCGCCCGGACCAGATCGTGGTGGGCTTCGCAGCCGAGACCGACGAGGTGCTGGCCAACGGCCGGGCCAAGCTGGCCCGCAAGGGCTGCGATCTGCTGGTCGTCAATGAGGTCGGGGAGCACAAGGCCTTCGGTTCGGCCGCGAACGAAGCTGTGGTGCTGGGCGCGGACGGTACCGAGATCCCCGTGCCGTACGGACCCAAGGAGGCGCTGGCCGACACCGTCTGGGACCTGGTCGTCGGGCGGTGGCGCGACGCCGCGGTACCGCAGAGTGACCAAATGTGA
- the pyrF gene encoding orotidine-5'-phosphate decarboxylase, giving the protein MTLQPFGARLRRAMDERGPLCVGIDPHGSLLTDWGLSDDIGGLERFTHTVVEALADRVAVLKPQSAFFERFGSRGIAVLERAVADARAAGALVLMDAKRGDIGSTMAAYAATYLDSGSPLFSDAVTVSPYLGYGSLRPALDLARHSGCGVFVLALTSNPEGAEVQHAVREDGRSVAATMLGHLAAENADAGPLGSFGAVVGATLGETLGRAGAELAINGPLLAPGIGAQGATPADLPGVFGPSVRNVIPSVSRGVLRHGPDAAGLREAAARFADEVRSAVK; this is encoded by the coding sequence ATGACCCTCCAGCCCTTCGGCGCACGGCTGCGCCGCGCCATGGATGAGCGCGGCCCCCTCTGCGTCGGCATCGACCCGCACGGCTCGCTCCTTACCGACTGGGGGCTGAGCGACGACATCGGCGGTCTGGAGCGCTTCACCCATACGGTCGTCGAAGCCCTCGCCGACCGGGTCGCCGTCCTCAAACCGCAGTCGGCCTTCTTCGAACGCTTCGGTTCCCGCGGCATCGCCGTCCTGGAACGGGCCGTCGCCGACGCCCGCGCCGCCGGGGCACTGGTCCTGATGGACGCGAAGAGGGGTGACATCGGGAGCACCATGGCCGCCTACGCCGCCACCTACCTTGACAGCGGCTCCCCGCTCTTCTCCGACGCGGTCACGGTCAGCCCGTATCTGGGCTATGGCTCGCTGCGCCCCGCGCTCGACCTCGCCCGGCACAGCGGGTGCGGGGTCTTCGTACTCGCCCTCACCTCCAACCCGGAGGGCGCCGAGGTACAGCACGCCGTCCGGGAGGACGGCCGCAGCGTCGCCGCGACCATGCTGGGGCACCTCGCCGCCGAGAACGCGGACGCCGGGCCCCTGGGGTCCTTCGGCGCGGTGGTCGGCGCCACGCTGGGGGAGACCCTGGGCCGGGCCGGCGCCGAGCTCGCGATCAACGGTCCGCTGCTCGCCCCCGGCATCGGCGCCCAGGGCGCCACCCCGGCGGACCTCCCCGGGGTCTTCGGCCCGTCGGTCCGCAATGTCATCCCGAGCGTCAGCCGGGGGGTGCTGCGGCACGGTCCGGACGCGGCGGGACTGCGCGAAGCGGCGGCCCGATTCGCCGATGAGGTGCGCTCAGCGGTGAAATGA